The Streptomyces laurentii genome contains a region encoding:
- a CDS encoding glu/leu/phe/val dehydrogenase (Glu/Leu/Phe/Val dehydrogenase [Streptomyces fulvissimus DSM40593];~Glu/Leu/Phe/Val dehydrogenase, dimerisation domain; pfam02812;~Glutamate dehydrogenase/leucine dehydrogenase [Aminoacid transport andmetabolism]; COG0334;~NAD(P) binding domain of amino acid dehydrogenase-like proteins; cl17226;~NAD(P) binding pocket [chemical binding];~identified by MetaGeneAnnotator; putative), with translation MNAVNGTSATDDPRDPAFVVSLNGSQGSLKGWVVVDSLYDGLAMGGTRMTPGVTQEEVAGLARDMTHKFTLAGLPIGGAKAGIASDGSNREETFRTFGRTVKPLLHGGIHLGIDMGVTPADRAVFFDEAGYDPRYRLGAPDMPIDWRTYYEPLIDCTGHGVGVAAVTALEASGRKGPARVVVQGFGAVGRAVAHFLEERGHTVVGVADFQGTISADRLPVAELVAITDEFGKIDRSRLPGHVTVSDEPDAWLDVDADLLILAAQKHALNAENAHRVRAGLVVEGGNLSSSAEAKEKTRAAGTILVPGVIANIGGAASAALAVTRVVPFDLPADARKAWVFDWVGDRVRRNTRDLLEIAAAHAGDPLPTLLTARRKDRS, from the coding sequence ATGAACGCTGTGAACGGCACGTCCGCCACCGATGACCCCCGAGATCCGGCTTTCGTCGTCTCGCTCAACGGCAGCCAGGGGTCCCTCAAGGGCTGGGTCGTCGTCGACTCGCTCTACGACGGCCTGGCCATGGGCGGCACCCGGATGACCCCCGGTGTCACCCAGGAGGAGGTGGCCGGCCTCGCCCGGGACATGACGCACAAGTTCACCCTGGCCGGCCTGCCCATCGGCGGCGCCAAGGCCGGAATCGCCTCCGACGGCAGCAACCGCGAGGAGACCTTCCGTACGTTCGGCCGCACCGTCAAGCCGCTGCTGCACGGCGGCATCCACCTCGGCATCGACATGGGCGTCACGCCCGCCGACCGCGCCGTCTTCTTCGACGAGGCCGGCTACGACCCGCGCTACCGGCTCGGCGCCCCGGACATGCCGATCGACTGGCGCACCTACTACGAGCCGCTGATCGACTGCACCGGACACGGTGTCGGCGTCGCCGCGGTCACCGCCCTGGAGGCGAGCGGCCGCAAGGGACCGGCCCGGGTCGTGGTGCAGGGATTCGGCGCGGTGGGCCGCGCGGTCGCGCACTTCCTGGAGGAGCGCGGGCACACCGTCGTCGGCGTGGCCGACTTCCAGGGCACGATCAGCGCGGACCGGCTGCCGGTGGCCGAACTCGTCGCGATCACCGACGAGTTCGGGAAGATCGACCGCTCGCGGCTGCCCGGTCACGTCACCGTGTCGGACGAGCCGGACGCCTGGCTGGACGTGGACGCCGACCTGCTGATCCTCGCGGCGCAGAAGCACGCGCTGAACGCCGAGAACGCGCACCGGGTACGGGCCGGCCTGGTGGTCGAGGGCGGCAACCTCAGCTCCAGCGCCGAGGCGAAGGAGAAGACCCGGGCCGCGGGCACCATCCTCGTCCCCGGAGTGATCGCCAACATCGGCGGGGCCGCCTCGGCCGCCCTGGCCGTCACCCGGGTCGTCCCCTTCGACCTGCCGGCGGACGCCCGCAAGGCGTGGGTCTTCGACTGGGTCGGCGACCGGGTCCGCCGCAACACCCGGGATCTCCTGGAGATCGCCGCCGCGCACGCGGGCGACCCCCTGCCGACCCTGCTCACCGCCCGCCGGAAGGACCGCTCGTGA
- a CDS encoding glutamine amidotransferase class-I (GMP synthase subunit A; Validated;~Glutamine amidotransferase class-I [Streptomyces fulvissimus DSM40593];~Type 1 glutamine amidotransferase (GATase1)-like domain; cl00020;~conserved cys residue [active];~identified by MetaGeneAnnotator; putative) yields MATSRVLVVNNGTLSLPQLRKRFEDLGSETDVVDAASVPARLDSRHQAIVLSGTKVRAFDGDYYKPLIDLVMGADVPVFGICGGMQIIAVANGGELKEGTQRVGGYDVRVDKEEAIFSYVKPTVTVFHRHTLYLQAAPAGFRSIGRSEHAPVEFLRSDDGRIFGSQAHLEFRSDGMDILRGFAETYR; encoded by the coding sequence GTGGCGACTTCCCGGGTTCTCGTAGTCAACAACGGAACGCTCTCCCTGCCGCAGCTGCGCAAGCGCTTCGAGGACCTGGGTTCCGAGACCGACGTGGTGGACGCCGCCTCGGTCCCCGCCCGCCTGGACTCCCGCCACCAGGCGATCGTCCTGAGCGGTACCAAGGTCCGCGCCTTCGACGGCGACTACTACAAGCCGCTGATCGATCTGGTGATGGGCGCCGACGTGCCGGTCTTCGGGATCTGCGGCGGCATGCAGATCATCGCGGTCGCCAACGGCGGGGAGCTCAAGGAAGGCACGCAGCGCGTCGGCGGCTACGACGTGCGGGTCGACAAGGAGGAGGCGATCTTCTCCTACGTCAAGCCGACCGTGACGGTGTTCCACCGCCACACCCTGTACCTGCAGGCCGCGCCGGCCGGCTTCCGGTCCATCGGCCGCTCCGAGCACGCCCCCGTCGAGTTCCTCCGGTCCGACGACGGACGCATCTTCGGCTCCCAGGCCCACCTGGAGTTCCGCAGCGACGGAATGGACATCCTGCGGGGCTTCGCCGAGACGTACCGGTGA
- a CDS encoding aspartate/glutamate/uridylate kinase (Amino Acid Kinases (AAK) superfamily, catalytic domain; present in such enzymes like N-acetylglutamate kinase (NAGK), carbamate kinase (CK), aspartokinase (AK), glutamate-5-kinase (G5K) and UMP kinase (UMPK). The AAK superfamily includes kinases that...; cl00452;~Aspartate/glutamate/uridylate kinase [Streptomyces fulvissimus DSM40593];~identified by MetaGeneAnnotator; putative;~nucleotide binding site [chemical binding];~substrate binding site [chemical binding]), translated as MTAALNHETTATATATATVVKLGGSCLDDMSDGWWDDLAEHGRYNPLVLVHGWSKPLRELNPRYTEPSAILRDRYGNQSRWTTPEVIADIKTVSEDIGRIVTERLTRRGITVERVIGSDGLVQAGEAERWWWQGKQLVELENLVGPITEVTPGRLTNLKPGHCYLVTPLARNAAGQEVNTDADRAAAAIAGASAAAVLTLVTDVEHLLIDGEPVRRISADAAADFRDRGATGGMRKKLRAAGEAVDRGVLRVVIGSAPVSRLIAESTGTVITRS; from the coding sequence ATGACCGCGGCCCTGAATCACGAGACCACCGCCACCGCCACCGCCACCGCCACCGTCGTCAAGCTCGGCGGAAGCTGCCTGGACGACATGTCCGACGGCTGGTGGGACGACCTGGCCGAGCACGGCCGGTACAACCCGCTGGTCCTCGTCCACGGCTGGTCGAAGCCGCTGCGGGAGCTGAACCCCCGCTACACGGAGCCGTCCGCGATCCTCCGCGACCGCTACGGCAACCAGAGCCGGTGGACCACCCCCGAGGTGATCGCCGACATCAAGACGGTCAGCGAGGACATCGGCCGGATCGTCACCGAACGGCTCACCCGCCGCGGCATCACCGTCGAGCGCGTCATCGGCAGCGACGGCCTGGTGCAGGCCGGCGAGGCCGAGCGCTGGTGGTGGCAGGGCAAGCAGCTCGTCGAGCTGGAGAACCTGGTCGGCCCGATCACCGAGGTGACCCCGGGCCGGCTGACGAACCTCAAGCCCGGCCACTGCTACCTGGTCACCCCGCTCGCCCGCAACGCGGCCGGACAGGAGGTCAACACCGACGCCGACCGGGCCGCGGCGGCCATCGCCGGCGCCTCGGCGGCCGCGGTGCTGACCCTCGTCACCGACGTGGAGCACCTCCTGATCGACGGTGAGCCGGTCCGCCGGATCAGCGCGGACGCCGCCGCCGACTTCCGCGACCGCGGCGCCACCGGCGGCATGCGGAAGAAGCTGCGGGCCGCCGGTGAGGCCGTGGACCGCGGTGTCCTGCGAGTCGTCATCGGCAGCGCGCCCGTGAGCCGGCTGATCGCGGAGTCCACCGGCACCGTCATCACCAGGTCGTGA
- a CDS encoding N-acetyl-gamma-glutamyl-phosphate reductase 1 (N-acetyl-gamma-glutamyl-phosphate reductase 1 [Streptomyces fulvissimus DSM40593];~N-acetyl-gamma-glutamyl-phosphate reductase; Validated; PRK00436;~Semialdehyde dehydrogenase, NAD binding domain; smart00859;~identified by MetaGeneAnnotator; putative) has translation MIRVGIVGASGLAGGELIRLVTQHPELELTFLGGSSKVGRRPSELHPGLRMDLGLTVESTADTDLSDRCDVVFLATPAPVSAALAGRLADQVPCVIDLSGAFRIRTPELHERWYPQVERTAELVDRFVYGVPELVGDQLAGASLISLPGCYATAITLGLAPLTLGLGLDLKTVLIDGKSGSSGGGLSLRTADLHPLRNGAIAPYAPTGHRHAAEVSDFFERAKPGKIATLSMSAYGVSHVRGLLASSYVLTDDEVDARALQRAYLRFYKDKQFVRVRRNTETLIPVPDPQAVLGSNYCDVTVMHDPEGGRIVVLSALDNMVKGAAGQGIQALNLRFGLAEETGLTAQPVMPA, from the coding sequence ATGATCCGAGTCGGAATCGTCGGCGCCTCCGGGCTGGCCGGCGGCGAGCTGATCCGCCTGGTCACCCAGCATCCCGAACTGGAACTCACCTTCCTCGGCGGTTCGTCCAAGGTGGGCCGACGGCCCTCCGAGCTCCATCCGGGCCTCCGGATGGACCTCGGCCTGACGGTCGAGTCCACCGCGGACACGGACCTGTCGGACCGCTGCGACGTCGTCTTCCTGGCCACACCCGCCCCGGTGTCGGCCGCGCTGGCCGGCCGGCTGGCCGACCAGGTGCCCTGTGTCATCGACCTCAGCGGCGCCTTCCGGATCCGCACCCCGGAGCTGCACGAGCGCTGGTACCCGCAGGTCGAGCGGACGGCCGAACTGGTCGACCGGTTCGTCTACGGCGTCCCGGAACTCGTCGGCGACCAGCTCGCCGGCGCCTCCCTGATCTCGCTGCCCGGCTGCTACGCGACCGCCATCACCCTCGGCCTCGCCCCGCTGACGCTCGGGCTCGGCCTGGACCTCAAGACGGTCCTGATCGACGGCAAGAGCGGCTCCAGCGGCGGCGGTCTGTCGCTGCGCACCGCGGACCTCCACCCGCTGCGCAACGGCGCCATCGCCCCGTACGCCCCGACCGGGCACCGGCACGCGGCGGAGGTGAGCGACTTCTTCGAGCGGGCCAAGCCCGGCAAGATCGCCACCCTGTCGATGTCGGCGTACGGCGTCTCGCACGTGCGGGGGCTGCTGGCCAGTTCGTACGTCCTCACCGACGACGAGGTCGACGCCCGCGCGCTGCAACGCGCCTACCTCCGGTTCTACAAGGACAAGCAGTTCGTCCGGGTCCGCCGCAACACCGAGACCCTGATCCCGGTGCCCGACCCGCAGGCGGTCCTGGGTTCCAACTACTGCGACGTCACCGTCATGCACGACCCCGAGGGCGGGCGGATCGTCGTCCTGTCCGCGCTCGACAACATGGTCAAGGGCGCGGCCGGGCAGGGCATCCAGGCGCTGAACCTGCGCTTCGGGCTGGCCGAGGAGACGGGGCTGACGGCGCAGCCGGTGATGCCGGCATGA
- a CDS encoding alpha-L-glutamate ligase, rimK family (ATP-grasp domain; cl17255;~Alpha-L-glutamate ligase, RimK family [Streptomyces fulvissimus DSM40593];~Lysine biosynthesis enzyme LysX; TIGR02144;~identified by MetaGeneAnnotator; putative) yields MSGSSIAIVADRIGWEERRLIETAPAFGHRIDWVNDESLALGAEDSSLNGYDVVLIRSRSYTRGGLLAVQAEASGITTLNTAHAIQACENKLALRALLRKAGVPVADYRLVLSRKDFEKTLEELPLPLVLKPVFGGMGKRVTLIRDTDTAQSVYDYVEDLGHGFEQACLVEPFLDGGSSVRCFVVGRELIAAAEFTSAGEDWRSNAALGNRHQAMDHDPEVQKIVDGVVNELGEGIYGVDLFKTVDGYVVNEVNHAPAFRAITSATGVDIPSAVSRYVQELLA; encoded by the coding sequence ATGAGCGGCAGCAGTATCGCCATCGTCGCGGATCGGATCGGCTGGGAGGAACGCCGGCTGATCGAGACCGCCCCGGCCTTCGGGCACCGCATCGACTGGGTCAACGACGAGTCCCTGGCGCTGGGCGCCGAGGATTCCTCGCTCAACGGTTACGACGTCGTTCTCATCCGCAGCCGGAGCTACACGCGGGGCGGCCTCCTGGCCGTCCAGGCGGAGGCCTCCGGGATCACCACCCTCAACACGGCCCACGCGATCCAGGCCTGCGAGAACAAGCTCGCCCTGCGCGCCCTGCTGCGCAAGGCCGGCGTCCCGGTCGCGGACTACCGTCTCGTCCTCTCCCGCAAGGACTTCGAGAAGACGCTGGAGGAGCTCCCGCTGCCCCTGGTGCTGAAGCCCGTCTTCGGCGGCATGGGCAAGCGGGTCACCCTCATCCGTGACACGGACACCGCCCAGTCCGTCTACGACTACGTCGAGGACCTCGGCCACGGGTTCGAACAGGCCTGTCTGGTCGAGCCGTTCCTCGACGGCGGCAGCTCCGTGCGGTGCTTCGTCGTCGGCCGCGAGCTGATCGCCGCCGCCGAGTTCACCAGCGCGGGCGAGGACTGGCGCAGCAACGCCGCCCTCGGCAACCGTCACCAGGCGATGGACCACGACCCCGAGGTCCAGAAGATCGTCGACGGTGTGGTGAACGAACTCGGCGAGGGCATCTACGGCGTCGACCTGTTCAAGACGGTCGACGGCTACGTCGTCAACGAAGTCAACCACGCTCCGGCGTTCCGGGCGATCACCTCGGCGACCGGCGTGGACATCCCCTCCGCCGTCAGCCGCTACGTGCAGGAGCTCCTCGCATGA
- a CDS encoding lysine biosynthesis protein lysW (Lysine biosynthesis protein LysW [Streptomyces fulvissimus DSM40593];~UniProt-pubmed:18375553;~identified by MetaGeneAnnotator; putative;~paraquat-inducible membrane protein A; Provisional) → MATPLISAVCPECETELSTPPMVQGETLVCPECMLTLRVEDVEADGTLSLAMIEVTLRDWGQ, encoded by the coding sequence ATGGCCACCCCGCTCATCAGCGCCGTCTGCCCCGAGTGCGAGACCGAGCTGTCCACCCCGCCGATGGTCCAGGGCGAGACGCTGGTCTGCCCCGAGTGCATGCTCACGCTGCGCGTCGAGGACGTCGAGGCCGACGGCACCCTCTCCCTTGCCATGATCGAAGTGACGCTGCGCGACTGGGGCCAGTGA
- a CDS encoding isopropylmalate/homocitrate/ citramalate synthase (DRE-TIM metallolyase superfamily; cl07974;~catalytic residues [active];~identified by MetaGeneAnnotator; putative;~isopropylmalate/homocitrate/ citramalate synthase [Streptomyces griseus subsp. griseus NBRC13350];~metal binding site [ion binding]) codes for MAVSENGVSVPEALPLISDATLRDSAHMAGVEFTPRDAVVIADLLVKTGVSLVEVGMVSGPSSKDADLVLATHEAVGPERSMTLVVVRDRRQVEEALDEALRLGVKHVMFSIPTSEEHAALKLASSSSKYLFNVARAAIEGAKERGFHVTFSGEDGARTPKERLVPYVTAGFEAGADRFRLAETVAYLSPWQMEEKIADLTAIDGAEIEIHSHNMLGMAVANSLAAVRAGAQWISTTVAGIGERGGNAPLAELLTSLRVIHGDTRFDLTHLTELSRAALQGSGLGYAFQSGPTTPHAFAYELPGQLTHPEHYETLPAELVGNRRELRVRTRLTTALVKWALAEEASGLDIDAFTEWLTKRQQHSGAELMERDDIRKAAVDFQPL; via the coding sequence ATGGCGGTTTCAGAGAACGGTGTCAGTGTCCCGGAGGCGCTGCCCCTCATATCCGACGCGACCTTGCGGGACTCGGCCCACATGGCGGGTGTCGAATTCACCCCCCGCGACGCCGTGGTCATCGCGGACCTTCTGGTGAAGACGGGCGTGTCCCTCGTCGAGGTCGGGATGGTGTCCGGGCCCTCCTCGAAGGACGCCGACCTGGTCCTCGCCACGCACGAGGCCGTGGGCCCCGAGCGCAGCATGACCCTGGTCGTCGTACGCGACCGCCGGCAGGTGGAGGAGGCGCTCGACGAGGCGCTGCGCCTGGGCGTGAAGCACGTGATGTTCTCCATTCCCACCTCGGAGGAGCACGCGGCGCTCAAGCTCGCCTCGTCGAGCAGCAAGTACCTCTTCAACGTGGCGCGCGCCGCGATCGAGGGGGCCAAGGAGCGCGGCTTCCACGTCACCTTCAGCGGTGAGGACGGTGCCCGTACCCCCAAGGAGCGGCTGGTTCCCTACGTGACCGCGGGCTTCGAGGCCGGGGCCGACCGGTTCCGGCTCGCGGAGACCGTCGCGTATCTCTCCCCGTGGCAGATGGAGGAGAAGATCGCGGACCTGACCGCGATCGACGGCGCCGAGATCGAGATCCACTCGCACAACATGCTGGGCATGGCGGTGGCCAACTCGCTGGCCGCGGTCCGGGCCGGCGCCCAGTGGATCTCGACCACCGTCGCCGGCATCGGCGAGCGCGGCGGCAACGCGCCGCTGGCCGAGCTCCTGACCTCGCTGCGGGTCATCCACGGCGACACCCGCTTCGATCTGACCCACCTCACCGAGCTGTCCCGGGCGGCGCTCCAGGGCTCCGGGCTCGGCTACGCCTTCCAGTCCGGCCCCACCACCCCGCACGCCTTCGCGTACGAGCTGCCCGGCCAGCTCACCCACCCCGAGCACTACGAGACGCTGCCCGCCGAACTCGTCGGCAACAGGCGCGAGCTGCGCGTCCGCACCCGGCTCACCACGGCCCTCGTCAAGTGGGCGCTGGCCGAAGAGGCCTCGGGCCTCGACATCGACGCCTTCACCGAGTGGCTGACGAAGCGTCAGCAGCACTCCGGTGCCGAGCTGATGGAACGGGACGACATCCGCAAGGCCGCCGTCGACTTCCAGCCGCTCTGA
- a CDS encoding arylmalonate decarboxylase (Arylmalonate decarboxylase [Streptomyces fulvissimus DSM40593];~Asp/Glu/Hydantoin racemase; cl00518;~UniProt-pubmed:21551311; UniProt-pubmed:21463507; UniProt-pubmed:18375553;~identified by MetaGeneAnnotator; putative) — protein sequence MNLLAAARLGVVVPPENPTAEPEFHRLVGERVNVYTSRFPVTPGKGLLEMLEAWNEALPGALAGFGTMTLDAAVVACSASHYLLAPEGDRAFCEELSDQAGYPVRSSTQAILTACEWLGVERLTLVSPYEPWLTKTSAEFWRAAGLTVDDALLVPAREGHFNPYEVTTGAILERVREARLADDTALLFTGTGMGTLAALEELGRDSDRVLLTSNLASAWWGLHATGADEDPAAFHPLLARLERHTAAMAA from the coding sequence ATGAACCTTCTCGCGGCCGCGCGGCTCGGCGTCGTCGTCCCGCCGGAAAACCCGACGGCGGAGCCGGAGTTCCACCGGCTGGTCGGCGAGCGCGTGAACGTCTACACGAGCCGCTTCCCCGTCACCCCCGGCAAGGGGCTCCTCGAGATGCTGGAGGCGTGGAACGAGGCGCTGCCCGGCGCCCTGGCGGGCTTCGGCACCATGACACTGGACGCCGCCGTCGTCGCCTGCAGCGCCTCGCACTATCTCCTCGCGCCCGAGGGCGACCGGGCCTTCTGCGAGGAACTCAGCGACCAGGCCGGCTACCCGGTACGGTCCTCGACCCAGGCCATCCTCACGGCCTGCGAGTGGCTCGGCGTGGAGCGGCTGACCCTGGTCTCCCCGTACGAGCCGTGGCTGACGAAGACGTCCGCCGAGTTCTGGCGCGCGGCCGGGCTCACCGTGGACGACGCCCTTCTCGTGCCGGCCCGCGAGGGCCACTTCAACCCGTACGAGGTGACGACCGGGGCGATACTCGAGCGCGTCCGCGAGGCCCGGCTCGCCGACGACACCGCGCTCCTCTTCACCGGCACCGGCATGGGCACCCTCGCCGCCCTGGAGGAGCTGGGCCGCGACAGCGACCGGGTGCTCCTCACCTCGAACCTCGCCAGTGCCTGGTGGGGACTGCACGCGACCGGTGCCGACGAGGACCCGGCCGCCTTCCATCCGCTGCTCGCCCGGCTGGAACGGCACACGGCGGCGATGGCGGCGTGA
- a CDS encoding two component transcriptional regulator, winged helix family (DNA binding site [nucleotide binding];~Effector domain of response regulator. Bacteria and certain eukaryotes like protozoa and higher plants use two-component signal transduction systems to detect and respond to changes in the environment. The system consists of a sensor histidine kinase and...; cd00383;~Response regulators consisting of a CheY-like receiver domain and a winged-helix DNA-binding domain [Signal transduction mechanisms / Transcription]; COG0745;~Signal receiver domain; originally thought to be unique to bacteria (CheY, OmpR, NtrC, and PhoB), now recently identified in eukaroytes ETR1 Arabidopsis thaliana; this domain receives the signal from the sensor partner in a two-component systems; cd00156;~Two component transcriptional regulator, winged helix family [Streptomyces fulvissimus DSM40593];~dimerization interface [polypeptide binding];~identified by MetaGeneAnnotator; putative;~intermolecular recognition site;~phosphorylation site [posttranslational modification]) — protein sequence MVNALVVEDSESIESTVRNLRRQGYQVKGVSAGAEALRLLPRADIVLLDLELPDMDGLEVCRAIRAAGDTPVIAFSRRDAELDRVLALQAGADDCVVKTCGDREVMARVRAVLRRVSPRTAGAPESISLRPLHIDGRSREVHLNGRLVDMTSKEFELLYALASTPERVVSRKELMAKVWETDRAASSRTIDTHVSSLRAKLGSSRWIVTVRGVGYKIGAVQRQSAQV from the coding sequence ATGGTTAACGCACTCGTGGTGGAGGATTCGGAATCCATCGAGTCCACCGTTCGGAATCTCAGACGCCAGGGATATCAGGTGAAGGGGGTGAGCGCCGGAGCGGAGGCGCTGAGACTGCTGCCGCGGGCCGATATCGTGCTGCTCGATCTCGAACTGCCGGACATGGACGGCCTGGAGGTCTGCCGGGCGATAAGAGCCGCCGGGGACACTCCGGTCATCGCCTTCAGCCGCCGGGACGCGGAACTGGACCGGGTGCTCGCGCTGCAGGCCGGGGCGGACGACTGTGTGGTGAAGACCTGCGGTGACCGTGAGGTCATGGCGCGCGTCAGGGCGGTGCTCCGCCGGGTGAGCCCGCGGACGGCCGGCGCTCCGGAGTCGATCTCGCTGCGGCCGCTGCACATCGACGGGCGGTCGCGGGAGGTGCATCTGAACGGACGGCTGGTGGACATGACGTCGAAGGAATTCGAACTCCTGTACGCGCTGGCATCCACCCCCGAGCGGGTCGTGTCACGGAAGGAACTGATGGCGAAGGTATGGGAGACCGACCGCGCGGCGTCCAGCCGCACCATCGACACCCACGTCAGCAGTCTCCGGGCCAAGCTCGGCTCCAGCCGGTGGATCGTCACGGTGCGCGGCGTCGGCTACAAGATCGGCGCCGTGCAGAGGCAGTCCGCCCAGGTCTGA